ACCTGGGCATCAGGTTGCGGACGCACCGGCATTGATAAAACCACCAAATCTGTTGGAATATTTATATCTTTCTGGATTAACCCGTCGAATAACTGGACAGATAATCTTCCGTCTTTAATCTGTGTAATCTGTGGCTTCTTATCCACATCATACCTGATGAATATCACCCCGGCCTCGCGCGCCTGGCGGTAATATATTTCCCACATTCCATAGGTCATTATGTCGCGGTAAAGGATGTAGACATTGGTCTCCGGATTTTGTTTCTTGATACGCAGGGCATTCTTGATAGCCTGGGTGCAGCAGATCCGGGAACAATACGGATGCTCAGTGTCACGGGCTTCAACGCATTGAATCATAACGACTGATTTTACAGATTTCAGAGGATTAACCTGCGCAATCTGTTGCTCCAGTTGCAATTGGGTAATCACATTGGGATTCTGGCCATACAGATATGAACCCGGCTTGGCTTCCACCCCGCCGATAGCCACAATCACCACCCCATGCTGAATCTCTTCGGTCTTGTCGCCACATTGAATCAGTGATTTATAATTCCCGATAGAGCCGGTAATCTCTTTTAGCGTCGCGTTCTTATAAACCTTGAGTAACGGCTCATTTTCCACCTCGGCCAATAATTGTTTAAGATGCTCTTTAGGATTCTGGCCGTTTGCGGTCTGGGTGATATTCCAGAGATTCCCGCCCAGCCGATCGGTCTTCTCCACCAGGTAGGTCATAAATCCCTGCCGGGCCATGGACAGGGCCGAGGTAATGCCGGATAACCCGCCGCCAATCACCAGGGCGTTCGGCACCACCACGAATGTCTGTTCCTTGAGCGGCTCCAGATACCGGGCCCGACCCACAGCCATCTTGACCAAGTCCTTGGCCTTGACCGTTGCCTCGAGCGGCAAATCCATATGCACCCACGAGCACTGGTCGCGGATATTGGCCATCTCAAAAAGATATTTATTCAGACCGGCGTCGCACATCATCTCCTGGAACAGTGGCTCGTGCGTGCGCGGGGTGCAGGACGAGACAATTACCCGGTTGAGTTTATGCTCCTGAATCATCTGGATGATATGCTGCTGGGTATCGGTGGAACAGGTATAAAGGTTCTCCTCGGCAAACGCCACATTGGGTAACTTCTTGGCAAAGTCCACCAATGACTGGACATCCACCACCCGGGCAATATTGGTGCCGCAACGGCAGACAAATACGCCGATCCGGGCTTCCTCGCCTTTGATATCCCGTTCCGGCGGATAGTCCTTTTGCCGAACCATGGTATTGCGAGCTGATGAAAGTAATTCTCCGGCCAGTGCCGAGGCGCCGCTGGCGCCCATAACCGATTCCGGAATATCCATCGGCCCGGTAAATACTCCGGCCGCATATATGCCCGGCTTATTAGTCGCGCCGTAACTAAATTCGCCCTCATTGTTGAACCCATACGGATTCAGGGTCAAACTCAGATTCTTGCACAACTGACGTCCGGTCTCGGACGGCGTAAAGCCGACCGACAGCACCAGCATATCCACCACTTCTTCTTTTATGGTATTGGTGGCTTCATCAGAATAGGTAATCAGCAAACTCCTGGTCTCGGGAATCTCCTTAACCGATGAGATGATGCTCTTGATATACTTAATGCCTTTTTGCTTAGCGGAGGTGGTATAATACTCGTAGCCCTTGCCAAACGAGCGCAGGTCATTATAAAATATAGATACCTCAACGCCCGGTTCGTGTTCCCTGGTAATGATAGCCTGTTTGGTGGCATACATACAGCAGACGGCTGAGCAGTAATCATTGCCGATGGCGTGGTCACGCGAGCCGACGCACTGAACCCAGGCAATCTTATGCGGATGTTTCTTGTCGGATGGCCTGAGCACCTGCCCAACGCAGGGGCCGGAAGCCGAAAGCAGACGTTCATACTGGATGGAGGTAACCACATTGGGCAGCCGGCCGAATCCGTATTCGCCCTTGAGTTCGGCATTAAACATATCGCCGCCAGTGGCCAGAACTACGGCGCCGACCGCCAGTTCCCGCACCTGCGGTTTCATATTATGCTCTATAGCCTTGGGCTGGCAGGCCGTAACGCACTGCAGACATTCGCAGCACAGCGCGCAGGATAAACAACGGGCTGATTCAGCCACTGCCTTTTCCTCATCCACCAATTTCTCTACTTCTATGAATGATTTCTTGCGCTTCTCAGCCGACTCCTTGGGAATAGCCAGGCGCTGTTTTATAATCTCTTTTTCTATCCGGCCCTGGGGTAATTCCACGCCAATCTGTTTCCCGCCTCTGCCCTCTTTGATATCTTGTCCGGCCAGATAGCGTTCAATGGAAATAGCCGCTTCGTTACCGTGCGCCACCGCTTCAATTACCGATGCCGGCCCGCGCGCCACGTCGCCGCCGGCAAATACGCCTTTGATATTGGTCTCTAAGGTAATCGGATTGGCCTTGACGCTATTGGCCGGTCCTTTTTCCAATTCCTCAAACCCGGCCAGGTCAGTCCGCTGCCCGGTAGCAATAATAATTGTATCCGCTTCTATGGTCGGGCCCGGATTGCAGGTAAATTTCGGGGCAAACTTCTTGAAGCCAGACGAGAAATCATAGACCGATTCGCAAATGGTCGTGGCCAGTCCGGCAACCTTACCGTCTCTAACCACCACCTTGGCCGGACCTAATAGGCAATTGAATTTAATGCCCTCTTCCTCGGCTTCTTCTATTTCCCATTCGTGGGCCGGCATCCGGTCCTTATGTTCCAGGTCCCGGGTCTCGAGACAGACGATGCTAACCTCCTTGGCGCCCAGGCGCAGGGCGGTCTTGGCGCAGTCCATAGACACATTACCGCCGCCGATGACCAGCACCCGCTGGCCGCTAAACCGTGTTGCCAGCGGCTCCTTCTTCGCCTCGCGTAGGAACGGCACGCCGTAAATCACGCCCTTGGTCTCGCTGTTCTCCAGCGGAATCTTGGACGGCTCCTGATAACCCACCGCCATAAACACCACGCTATATTGTTCACGAATCTTAGCCAGCGAAATGTCTCGGCCGATTCTGGTATTAGTTTTTAGTTCTATGCCGGTGGCCAGGATGCGGCTTATTTCGTACTCCGCAATCTCCTTAGGCACGCGGTAATCCGGGATGCAGGAGGTGAGCATTCCGCCCGGCTTGTCCGACGCCTCGAATATGGTCACGGCAAAACCCTTTTCCCTGAGTCGCTGGGCGCAGGTCAATCCGGCCGGCCCGGCTCCGATAACGGCTATCTTTTCCGTCTTGGTAACGGGCATTGGCTCAACCGGCTTCTCGCCCTTGGCCCGGACCGTATCGGCAATGAACCGCTTGAGGTATCTGATGGAAACTGATTCATCCACATCCTGACGGTTGCATTCGGTCTCGCAGGGATGATGACAGAGCCGGCCGCAGATAGCCGCAAAAGGCAGGACGCGCCGGATGACCTCAAGCGCCTCGGGATATTTCTTCTGGGACAGCAACGATACATATGCGTGGGCATTGACTCCGGCCGGGCAGCCGATTCGGCACGGGCTGGTGCCGTCCTTGCTGATGACATACTTATTCGGGATGGCCTGAGGATAGTGCTTGTGGATAGCGGTCATCTGGCCCAGTTCCTCGTCAAAGGGATTAGGCAAGCGGACCGGGCAGACCGCGGCGCAGTCGCCGCAGGCATTGCATTTATCTAAATATACATAGCGGGGCTGCTGCAGAATCTGGGCCGTGAAATTACCGGGCTGACCTGATACGGCTTGAACCTGTGAATAGGTCAAAATCTCGATATTGGGATGCTTTTCCACCTCAACCAGGCGCGGTGAGATGGTGCACATGGCGCAGTCATTGGTCGGAAAGGTCTTGTCTAATTGAGCCATCCGGCCGCCGATAGCCGGCGACTCTTCGGCCAGATAGACCTTAAACCCGGCGTTGGCCAGGTCAAGGGCGGACTGCATTCCGGCAATACCGCCGCCGACCACTAATACGGCGCCTATTTTCTTATCTGAATTACTGGCGTGGCTCATATCCCTCTCGTCTTCGCTTAATCAACAGCTTATTATACTATCAAACATCTCTGGCCGGGTCAATAAAAACCGCTCTAATTGCGAAACCAAAGTTGACAATGCAACAAAATGATGTATTATAATCCGCATGGCAGTAAAAACCGAACTCAACCTACGCGGCAGGCACAAGATTGCATTGGTCGGTAATCCCAACGTGGGCAAGAGCGTCATCTTTGGGTTACTGACCGGACAGTATGTCACGGTTTCCAACTATCCGGGCACAACCGTGGAGGTCACCCGCGGCCAGTTCCTCTATGATAAAAGAGAAACCGTCATCATTGACACACCCGGTATCAACGGCCTGATTCCCAACTCAGAAGATGAGAAGGTAACCAGGGATATCCTTGTCAACGAGGATATAAATTACATCGTGCAGGTGGCGGACGCCAAGAATCTCTCCAGGGCATTATTCCTGAGCATCCAACTGGCTGAAACCGGAATCCCGCACAGCCTGGTTCTCAACATGAGCGATGAGGCGAAGAGTTTGGGCATTAAAATAAATATTGCCAAACTTAGCCAGATATTGGGTGTGCCGGTCATACCAACCATAGCAGTCCAACGCGAAGGTATCGGCGCCCTGATAAAAACAATCAAAGATACCCTGCAAGCTAATCCGTTCGTTCAGCCGGGAATAAATCTGGTATCTTATGAGCCGAAGGTTGAAGATGCCATTAAGGAATTAAGCTTGTTATTACAAAGCGCTCCTCCACGGCAGTATTCACCAAAGACCACCCTGAGATTTCAGGCCCTGATGTTACTGACCGATGATTTAGCGCAGTCAGAAGGATGCGAAATCAACACGATACATTCGGTCCGCGAGAAGGCAAAACAATCATTCTCCCAGCCGCTGAGTAATATTATCAACCAAAAGCGGTTAAACAAGGCGCAGGAGATTGTGGCTAAAGTCCAGATATATGAAGGCGGAAGAAGAACCTCGTTGAGCGACTTTCTGGGCCGGATTACCATGCATCCGTTCTGGGGCATACCCATACTCCTGGTAATTCTTTTCCTGCTCTATGAATTTGTCGGCGTCTTAGGCGCCACCACCCTAGTCGGCTTCCTGGAAAATACGGTGTTTGGCCAATACATCAATCCCTTTGCCACCCAACTCTCCGAAAGATTTATTCCAATCGTATGGCTCAGGGATTTCTTCACCGGACAATACGGACTGATTAGCATGGCCCTGGCTTACGGGTTTGCCATTATCCTACCCATCGTGGCCACCTTCTTCCTGGCCTTCGGGATTATGGAGGATTCCGGCTACCTGCCCCGCCTGGCTGTGATAGTCAACCGCCTCTTCCGGCTGGTCGGGTTGAACGGCAAGGCCGTCCTGCCGCTGGTGCTCGGACTGGGATGCGATACCATGGCCACCATGGTCACCAGAATCCTGCCCACCAATAAAGAACGGATTCTCACCACACTGCTGCTGGCCCTGGGTGTACCCTGCTCGGCCCAATTGGGCGTGATTATGGGATTGTTATCAGGCGTTTCTTTATCTGCCGTATTATGGTGGCTGGGATGCCTGCTCGTTATAATGTTCATCGTGGCCTATTTTGCCAATAAGGTAATCAGCGGGGTCTGCTCTGACTTTATGATGGAAATACCGCCGATGAGGATGCCGGAAATCGGGAATATCCTGTCCAAGACCTTTGCCAGGGTAAAATGGTATCTCAAGGAGGTCATTCCGATATTTATCCTGGGCACCGCGGTCCTGTTTGGGCTGGACCAGACCGGCGCGCTGGCGTATATCGAAAAACTATTTACGCCGGTGGTGACCGGGTTGATGGGTCTGCCCAAGGACGTCACGGCCGCGTTCCTCATCGGATTCTTCCGGCGTGATTACGGCGCGGCCGGGTTGTATGACCTGGCACAAAAGGGACTGCTCAATCCGCAACAGATAGTGGTTTCGCTCATTACCATAACCCTATTCGTGCCCTGCTTTGCCCAGTTCCTGATGATGGTCAAGGAACGGGGCTGGAAAGTGGCGCTGCTTATCATCGCATTCATATTCCCGCTGGCCATACTGGTGGGGAGTGCGGTGAACCTGATACTTAATTTAATCGGTGGATTATAATATGAAACCACAGATGCACACGGATAAACACAGATATTAAACCGTGTTCATCTTAGTGAAAGGAGATATCGATGGAAAAGAAACTATTCCACAAAGAAATAACCGGACTGATACTCCGTTCCGGCTTTGAGGTTCATAATATATTGGGTTGTGGATTTCTGGAAAAAGTATATGAAAATGCAATGGCTTATGAACTAAAGCATCTGGGGTTGAAAGTAGAAAACCAGAAAGAAATAAAAGTTTCCTATAAAGGCGCAGAAGTCGGTGTTTATGTGGCGGATTTAATAGTAGGAGAAAAAATAATCGTAGAACTTAAGGCGGTTGAAGAGATCACTAAAATACACCAAGCACAATTATTAAACTACCTAAAAGCATCAGGTTACAAGGTTGGTCTCATATTAAACTTTGCCAAGACAAAGCTGGAATATAAAAGATTAGTGATGTAAGATAGACACAGATAATATAAATCCGTGTCTATCTGTGTGTATCCGTGGTTATAATTTTGGAGGTGTCTTATGAAGAAGCGTAAAGAAGAAATCCTGGAACTGGCCTGGGTGGGCAAGGAAAAAGGCAGTTTCACCAGGGAAGACGTGGAAAAAAGCGCTGATGATAGAATCTCTCCCGGGCTTTTGGATGAGTTGATAAAAGAAGGATATCTGAAGGAATCCGGTAGGCAGGTGTCCATGACCGCGGAGGGCGAGAACGATGCGCGCCGGTTGATTCGGGCCCATCGCCTGAGCGAGCGGCTGTTCACCGATGTCCTGGACATCAAACCGCAGAATATGGAAAAACACGCCTGCACCTTCGAGCACTTCCTCAATGACGAGGTGGTTGACTCCATCTGCACCATGCTGGGGCATCCGACCGAATGCCCGCACGGGCACCAGATTCCGCCCGGCGAGTGCTGCAAAAATAAACTCAAAGAATTATCGTCTATCGTGGTGCCGCTGACCGAACTCAAAATCGGCTCCGATGCCCGGATTGCCTATGTGGTAACCAAACAGCACCAGCGGCTGGACCAGCTCACCGCCTTTGGCATTGTCCCGGGCGCCACACTCCATCTGCACCAGATAACACCTTCGTATGTGGTCCGGGTGGGCGAGACCGACATTGCGCTGGATACGGATATTGTCAGGACGATTTATGTGCGATTAAAGAAATCCGGTTCCTAAATCAGGCGTCTTAATATGGAAAAGAAACCTGTTAAAACCCTCTACCTGCCCGACCGGCGGAAATGGCGCCGGTGGCTGGAGAATAACCATCAACGCGTAAAGGAAATCTGGCTGGTCTATTACAAAAAACACACCGGCAAGCCGTCTATCCCTTACAACGATGCGGTGGAAGAGGCGCTGTGCTTCGGCTGGATTGACAGCACGGTCCGTAAGCTCGACGAGGAGCGCTACATCCAGCGTTATACGCCCCGCAAGCCGAACAGCATCTGGTCCAAACTCAACAAACAGCGGGTCAGCCGGATGATAAAGCAAGGATTGATGACCCAGACCGGCTTAATCAGGGTGAGAGACGCCAAAAAGAGC
The genomic region above belongs to Planctomycetota bacterium and contains:
- a CDS encoding YdeI/OmpD-associated family protein; protein product: MEKKPVKTLYLPDRRKWRRWLENNHQRVKEIWLVYYKKHTGKPSIPYNDAVEEALCFGWIDSTVRKLDEERYIQRYTPRKPNSIWSKLNKQRVSRMIKQGLMTQTGLIRVRDAKKSGAWNRLDVIEDVNRIPPGLAGAIAANPRARKNFALMPPSTKKMFFWWIHGAKTELTRLKRIQRTVQLTSRYKKGQRLIPYM
- the feoB gene encoding ferrous iron transport protein B, with translation MAVKTELNLRGRHKIALVGNPNVGKSVIFGLLTGQYVTVSNYPGTTVEVTRGQFLYDKRETVIIDTPGINGLIPNSEDEKVTRDILVNEDINYIVQVADAKNLSRALFLSIQLAETGIPHSLVLNMSDEAKSLGIKINIAKLSQILGVPVIPTIAVQREGIGALIKTIKDTLQANPFVQPGINLVSYEPKVEDAIKELSLLLQSAPPRQYSPKTTLRFQALMLLTDDLAQSEGCEINTIHSVREKAKQSFSQPLSNIINQKRLNKAQEIVAKVQIYEGGRRTSLSDFLGRITMHPFWGIPILLVILFLLYEFVGVLGATTLVGFLENTVFGQYINPFATQLSERFIPIVWLRDFFTGQYGLISMALAYGFAIILPIVATFFLAFGIMEDSGYLPRLAVIVNRLFRLVGLNGKAVLPLVLGLGCDTMATMVTRILPTNKERILTTLLLALGVPCSAQLGVIMGLLSGVSLSAVLWWLGCLLVIMFIVAYFANKVISGVCSDFMMEIPPMRMPEIGNILSKTFARVKWYLKEVIPIFILGTAVLFGLDQTGALAYIEKLFTPVVTGLMGLPKDVTAAFLIGFFRRDYGAAGLYDLAQKGLLNPQQIVVSLITITLFVPCFAQFLMMVKERGWKVALLIIAFIFPLAILVGSAVNLILNLIGGL
- a CDS encoding FAD-dependent oxidoreductase, which encodes MSHASNSDKKIGAVLVVGGGIAGMQSALDLANAGFKVYLAEESPAIGGRMAQLDKTFPTNDCAMCTISPRLVEVEKHPNIEILTYSQVQAVSGQPGNFTAQILQQPRYVYLDKCNACGDCAAVCPVRLPNPFDEELGQMTAIHKHYPQAIPNKYVISKDGTSPCRIGCPAGVNAHAYVSLLSQKKYPEALEVIRRVLPFAAICGRLCHHPCETECNRQDVDESVSIRYLKRFIADTVRAKGEKPVEPMPVTKTEKIAVIGAGPAGLTCAQRLREKGFAVTIFEASDKPGGMLTSCIPDYRVPKEIAEYEISRILATGIELKTNTRIGRDISLAKIREQYSVVFMAVGYQEPSKIPLENSETKGVIYGVPFLREAKKEPLATRFSGQRVLVIGGGNVSMDCAKTALRLGAKEVSIVCLETRDLEHKDRMPAHEWEIEEAEEEGIKFNCLLGPAKVVVRDGKVAGLATTICESVYDFSSGFKKFAPKFTCNPGPTIEADTIIIATGQRTDLAGFEELEKGPANSVKANPITLETNIKGVFAGGDVARGPASVIEAVAHGNEAAISIERYLAGQDIKEGRGGKQIGVELPQGRIEKEIIKQRLAIPKESAEKRKKSFIEVEKLVDEEKAVAESARCLSCALCCECLQCVTACQPKAIEHNMKPQVRELAVGAVVLATGGDMFNAELKGEYGFGRLPNVVTSIQYERLLSASGPCVGQVLRPSDKKHPHKIAWVQCVGSRDHAIGNDYCSAVCCMYATKQAIITREHEPGVEVSIFYNDLRSFGKGYEYYTTSAKQKGIKYIKSIISSVKEIPETRSLLITYSDEATNTIKEEVVDMLVLSVGFTPSETGRQLCKNLSLTLNPYGFNNEGEFSYGATNKPGIYAAGVFTGPMDIPESVMGASGASALAGELLSSARNTMVRQKDYPPERDIKGEEARIGVFVCRCGTNIARVVDVQSLVDFAKKLPNVAFAEENLYTCSTDTQQHIIQMIQEHKLNRVIVSSCTPRTHEPLFQEMMCDAGLNKYLFEMANIRDQCSWVHMDLPLEATVKAKDLVKMAVGRARYLEPLKEQTFVVVPNALVIGGGLSGITSALSMARQGFMTYLVEKTDRLGGNLWNITQTANGQNPKEHLKQLLAEVENEPLLKVYKNATLKEITGSIGNYKSLIQCGDKTEEIQHGVVIVAIGGVEAKPGSYLYGQNPNVITQLQLEQQIAQVNPLKSVKSVVMIQCVEARDTEHPYCSRICCTQAIKNALRIKKQNPETNVYILYRDIMTYGMWEIYYRQAREAGVIFIRYDVDKKPQITQIKDGRLSVQLFDGLIQKDINIPTDLVVLSMPVRPQPDAQVLGTALKVPLNTEGFFLEAHLKLRPLDFANEGMFLAGLAHFPKHINESIAQGKGTAARAAAILSKKEMTISGIIAQVNPDECIACLTCVRECPFNVPKIVKNAKMKDGVITDSGVAFIEPSLCHGCGVCVSACPRKAINLAHYKDSQIVAKCEIYE
- a CDS encoding metal-dependent transcriptional regulator translates to MKKRKEEILELAWVGKEKGSFTREDVEKSADDRISPGLLDELIKEGYLKESGRQVSMTAEGENDARRLIRAHRLSERLFTDVLDIKPQNMEKHACTFEHFLNDEVVDSICTMLGHPTECPHGHQIPPGECCKNKLKELSSIVVPLTELKIGSDARIAYVVTKQHQRLDQLTAFGIVPGATLHLHQITPSYVVRVGETDIALDTDIVRTIYVRLKKSGS
- a CDS encoding GxxExxY protein produces the protein MEKKLFHKEITGLILRSGFEVHNILGCGFLEKVYENAMAYELKHLGLKVENQKEIKVSYKGAEVGVYVADLIVGEKIIVELKAVEEITKIHQAQLLNYLKASGYKVGLILNFAKTKLEYKRLVM